The following proteins are co-located in the Rhodococcus opacus B4 genome:
- a CDS encoding response regulator transcription factor, translating to MNSVSSPAVARPRVLLIDADVESSLVERLRDGGFFVTRTYAEPVRSRIEPPDVVIVDARSPHLDADTTVRGLKAMRFALAIVVIGRFCSGNRRSDLLEAGADDVLEIPVGADELVARLRAILRRVKPDVPAPAPVGSHDVCLCEERHDTDYDGLRTTLTRTEFILFTVLAQNVDRVVTRRDLMLMVWGVTVESKTNVLNAYICSLRRKLVAVGSPYVVHTVRGVGFALGENVRPGSIDPAREVSVAVS from the coding sequence ATGAACTCTGTGTCGAGCCCGGCCGTCGCCCGGCCGCGTGTCCTGCTCATCGACGCCGACGTCGAAAGCTCCCTCGTCGAACGCCTCCGGGACGGGGGATTCTTCGTCACGCGAACCTACGCGGAACCGGTACGTTCACGGATCGAACCCCCCGACGTGGTGATCGTCGACGCGCGTTCACCCCACCTCGACGCCGACACCACGGTGCGGGGGTTGAAGGCGATGCGATTCGCGCTCGCCATCGTGGTGATCGGCCGCTTCTGTTCCGGCAACCGTCGCAGCGACCTCCTCGAGGCCGGCGCCGACGACGTGCTGGAGATACCGGTCGGAGCGGACGAACTCGTCGCCCGGCTCCGCGCGATCCTCCGCCGTGTGAAACCCGACGTGCCGGCGCCGGCGCCCGTCGGCAGCCATGACGTCTGCCTGTGCGAGGAACGGCATGACACCGACTACGACGGGTTGCGCACCACGCTGACCAGGACGGAATTCATCCTCTTCACCGTGCTCGCGCAGAACGTCGACAGGGTCGTCACCCGCCGCGACCTGATGTTGATGGTGTGGGGTGTGACCGTCGAATCGAAGACGAACGTCCTCAACGCCTACATCTGCTCCCTTCGGCGGAAACTGGTGGCCGTCGGATCGCCGTACGTCGTGCATACCGTGCGCGGGGTGGGTTTCGCCCTCGGCGAGAACGTACGCCCGGGAAGCATCGACCCCGCCCGTGAGGTGTCCGTCGCCGTGTCGTGA
- a CDS encoding alpha/beta fold hydrolase, giving the protein MPELRHIALHGDDIAYRLSGEGETLLLVHGMAGSSAAWRAILPELAQRYRVLAPDLPGHGDSAKPRGDYSLGAFAAWLRDLLHELAIERVTVVGQSLGGGVAMQFSYQHPELCERLVLIGSGGLGPDVNWTLRLLAAPGSEFLLPLMAPPAIRDAGNKVRSWLAAIGVQSVRGDEMWHAYSSLSDPETRQAFLRTLRAVVDHRGQAVSALSRLYLNAGLPTQLIWGDSDGIIPVSHGYAAHEAMPGSRLAVLDGIGHYPHLEDPAAVVDIIDAFVTTTPARR; this is encoded by the coding sequence ATGCCGGAACTGCGGCACATCGCACTGCACGGGGACGACATCGCCTACCGGCTCAGCGGTGAGGGCGAAACGCTTCTGCTCGTACACGGGATGGCCGGAAGTTCGGCGGCGTGGCGCGCGATTCTCCCGGAGTTGGCGCAGCGCTACCGGGTGCTGGCTCCGGACCTGCCCGGTCACGGTGATTCCGCCAAACCGCGCGGCGACTACTCGCTGGGTGCGTTCGCCGCGTGGCTGCGCGACCTGTTGCACGAGTTGGCGATCGAACGGGTGACCGTGGTCGGGCAGTCGCTCGGCGGCGGGGTGGCGATGCAGTTCAGCTATCAGCATCCCGAACTGTGTGAGCGCCTGGTCCTCATCGGCAGCGGCGGACTGGGACCGGACGTGAACTGGACCCTGCGGTTGCTGGCGGCGCCCGGGTCCGAGTTCCTACTTCCCCTGATGGCGCCTCCCGCGATCCGCGACGCCGGCAACAAGGTTCGCAGCTGGCTGGCGGCGATCGGGGTGCAGTCGGTTCGCGGCGACGAGATGTGGCACGCGTATTCGTCCCTGTCCGATCCGGAGACCCGGCAGGCGTTCCTGCGGACGCTCCGCGCGGTCGTCGACCATCGGGGGCAGGCGGTGAGCGCGCTGAGCCGGCTGTACCTGAACGCGGGTCTCCCCACTCAACTGATCTGGGGCGATTCCGATGGCATCATCCCGGTCTCGCACGGTTACGCGGCGCACGAGGCGATGCCCGGCAGCCGGCTCGCCGTGCTCGACGGTATCGGCCACTACCCGCACCTCGAGGATCCTGCCGCGGTGGTCGACATCATCGACGCTTTCGTCACCACCACGCCCGCACGCAGGTGA
- a CDS encoding MFS transporter gives MVTHAPDGGSARTRQQDATDERWTPRLIFSLASIVLLLEMLAVSYMMISIALPQIVTHYRTTQGAWLLTSFLLVGAITCPLIGKLADTHGKRKLLLTAVGLSALGSLISAIAPTYAVLIAGRSLTGLLVPCLFLSYSLIRDVFPARTVALAVSIATSGMGLIAIPAPFFTGWLIDNFGFRSIFWFFLAGLVVLAVLIRATTGESPVRLRSRIDLIGAALLGAGLAGILVGVSFGPSWGWTSGSTLGFVAGGVALLVAWIGSALLLSDPLIDIRFFGKRPVFLTALGAGFCYGTSSVFTIMLPMMCMTPAILGLGYGFGISAEGFAIFQAPLGGAVVLGGLIVGTLVPRNVRPRILMVVGMLVMAAACLLTATIHDDKALLIGFAALLGVGMGMGYASIPNLLIAAVPPQLQATTASMVAVFQSILPAILPVIAFTVLNSHIATVMQGAVFYTDTGITIAFVIGAISALLGAMVAVALPRRISQLSAPGAESTTATDVVLAH, from the coding sequence ATGGTCACCCATGCGCCGGACGGCGGATCGGCTCGGACGCGTCAGCAGGACGCGACCGACGAGCGATGGACGCCCCGACTGATCTTCTCGCTCGCCTCGATCGTGTTACTGCTGGAGATGCTCGCGGTCAGCTACATGATGATCTCGATCGCGCTGCCGCAGATCGTCACCCATTACCGGACGACCCAGGGGGCGTGGCTGCTCACGTCGTTCCTGCTGGTGGGGGCGATCACCTGCCCGCTGATCGGCAAGCTCGCCGACACCCACGGCAAGAGGAAGCTGCTGCTGACGGCCGTCGGCCTGTCGGCGCTGGGCTCGCTGATCTCGGCGATCGCACCGACGTACGCGGTGCTGATCGCCGGCCGCTCGCTGACCGGGCTGCTCGTGCCGTGCCTGTTCCTGAGCTATTCGCTGATCCGTGACGTCTTCCCCGCCCGGACGGTGGCGCTGGCGGTCAGCATCGCCACGAGCGGCATGGGGCTCATCGCGATCCCCGCGCCGTTCTTCACCGGTTGGCTGATCGACAACTTCGGGTTCCGCAGCATCTTCTGGTTCTTCCTGGCCGGTCTCGTGGTCCTCGCCGTCCTGATCCGGGCGACGACCGGCGAATCGCCCGTCCGCCTGCGTTCGCGCATCGACCTGATCGGCGCCGCGCTGCTCGGCGCGGGACTCGCCGGCATCCTCGTCGGGGTGAGCTTCGGGCCGTCGTGGGGCTGGACGTCGGGGTCGACCCTCGGGTTCGTCGCCGGCGGTGTCGCCCTGCTGGTGGCGTGGATCGGATCCGCACTTCTGCTGTCGGATCCGCTGATCGACATCCGGTTCTTCGGCAAGCGGCCCGTCTTCCTGACGGCATTGGGCGCCGGATTCTGCTACGGGACGTCGTCGGTGTTCACGATCATGCTCCCGATGATGTGCATGACGCCGGCGATCCTGGGGCTCGGCTACGGATTCGGCATCAGCGCAGAGGGATTTGCGATCTTCCAGGCGCCGTTGGGTGGTGCGGTAGTGCTCGGCGGACTGATCGTCGGAACCCTGGTACCCCGGAACGTGCGGCCGCGGATCCTGATGGTCGTGGGCATGCTGGTGATGGCGGCGGCCTGCCTGCTCACGGCGACGATCCACGACGACAAGGCACTGCTCATCGGCTTCGCCGCCCTCCTGGGCGTGGGAATGGGCATGGGGTACGCCTCCATCCCGAACCTGCTCATCGCAGCGGTGCCGCCGCAACTGCAGGCGACGACGGCGAGCATGGTGGCGGTGTTCCAGAGCATTCTGCCCGCCATCCTTCCGGTCATCGCCTTCACCGTGTTGAACTCGCACATTGCGACCGTGATGCAGGGCGCCGTCTTCTACACGGACACCGGTATCACGATCGCTTTCGTGATCGGCGCGATCTCGGCGCTGCTGGGCGCCATGGTGGCCGTCGCGCTGCCCCGCAGGATTTCGCAGCTGAGCGCACCCGGCGCCGAGTCCACGACCGCGACCGACGTGGTCCTCGCCCACTGA
- a CDS encoding recombinase family protein, with translation MRSGEAAACLNVSVVGVRKAASAGRLPSRRTGSGQRVFDRADLDVYLGRPTWKNVRADRAEASYCRVSGSTGQKSSLADQEKMLRESATGTVYRVYKDRGSGLRETRTGLNRMLDDATKGRFTVVRVVWRDRLARFSGGVDRTLPVGGRRQGRGPA, from the coding sequence ATGCGCAGCGGCGAGGCGGCGGCATGCCTGAACGTGTCGGTGGTGGGGGTCCGGAAGGCCGCGTCGGCGGGCCGGTTACCTTCTCGGCGTACAGGTTCCGGTCAGCGAGTCTTCGATCGGGCGGATCTCGACGTCTACCTGGGTCGACCTACATGGAAGAATGTTCGGGCCGACAGGGCGGAAGCATCCTATTGCCGGGTGTCCGGCTCGACCGGTCAGAAATCCTCGCTCGCCGATCAGGAGAAGATGTTGCGTGAGAGTGCCACCGGCACCGTGTACCGGGTCTACAAGGATCGTGGTTCCGGTCTGCGGGAGACCCGAACGGGACTGAATCGGATGCTCGACGACGCAACCAAGGGCCGGTTCACGGTGGTGCGAGTGGTATGGCGGGATCGGTTGGCGCGATTCTCCGGTGGCGTGGATCGAACGTTACCTGTCGGCGGTCGGCGTCAAGGTCGAGGTCCTGCGTGA